One genomic region from Lynx canadensis isolate LIC74 chromosome E1, mLynCan4.pri.v2, whole genome shotgun sequence encodes:
- the NBR1 gene encoding next to BRCA1 gene 1 protein isoform X1, which translates to MEPQVTLNVTFKNETQSFLVSDPENTTWADVEAMVKVSFDLNTIQIKYLDEENEEVSINSQGEYEEALKMAVKQGNLLQMQVHESSRLVEEAPLPAVAEKRPVVRAGKKPLAHYSSLVRVLGSDMKTPEEPTAQRLPLAPHNTDQPQDKPPDWFTSYLETFREQVVKETVEKLEQKLHEKLVLQNPSLGSCPSEVSMPISEETLFLPENQFNWHIACSSCQRRIFGVRYQCSLCPSYNICEDCESGPYAHDSNHILLKLRRPVVGSSEAFSHPRFSAPRLPAALEQARLQKQVDKNFLKAEKQRLRAEKKQRKAEVKELKKQLKLHRKIHLWSSIHGLQSPRSPLGRPESLLQSNTLMLPLQPCAPVMPTLSAAFVDENLPDGTHLQPGTKFIKHWRMKNTGNVKWNGDTKLKFMWGNLTLASTEKKDVLVPCLKAGHVGVVSVEFIAPALEGTYTSHWRLSHKGQQFGPRVWCSIIVDPFSSTESPENIEKGMINSSKADELTCQQEEAFLLAKEDIQLDEVTEQSQGTGTCIPQKTKNVASERELYIPSVDLLTAQDLLSFELLDINIVQELERVPHNTPVDMTPCMSPLPHDNPLIEKPGLGQIQEESEGAGFKALPDPTASVRRKAENISSVEEAEDDLSGTQFVCETVIRSLTLDAAPDHKPPCRQKSPHMKFPSPEEGPLGVEQEEVVHIAEEAVVEEEAIVEEEVEEEEEEEEEDDELKDEVQSQSSTSSEDYIIILPECFDTSRPLGDSMYSSALSQPGLERGAEGEPGVEAGERVAGGENQPQGQSINDILMTSQTLDTVPLTPEVVGPPPQLPRSPSCAQHDGSPGVDLPVTIPEASSVPDQIRGEPRGSSGIVNSRQKSYDHSRHHHHGSSIAGGLVKGALSVAASAYKALFAGPPVTAQPIVSEDQTAALMAHLFEMGFCDRQLNLRLLKKHNYNILQVVTELLQVNNNDWYSHRY; encoded by the exons ATGGCGGTTAAGCAGGGAAACCTACTGCAGATGCAAGTCCATGAAAGCTCCCGGCTTGTCGAGGAAGCCCCACTCCCAGCCGTAGCAGAAAAACGACCAGTTGTGAGGGCAGGGAAGAAGCCACTGGCCCATTATTCTTCACTGGTGAGAGTCTTAGGATCAGACATGAAGACCCCAGAGGAGCCTACAGCACAG CGGCTCCCACTTGCTCCCCATAACACAGACCAGCCTCAAGACAAGCCCCCAGACTGGTTCACGAGCTACCTGGAGACA TTCAGAGAACAGGTGGTCAAAGAAACAGTTGAGAAACTGGAACAGAAATTACATGAGAAGCTTGTCCTCCAGAACCCATCGTTGGGTTCCTGTCCCTCAGAGGTCTCCATGCCTATTTCAGAGGAAACGCTGTTTCTGCCGGAAAACCAGTTCAACTGGCATATTGCTTGCAGCAGCTGCCAAAGGCGGATCTTTGGTGTGCGCTACCAGTGCAG CCTATGCCCGTCCTACAATATCTGTGAAGATTGTGAATCAGGGCCATATGCCCATGACTCCAACCACATCCTGCTGAAGCTACGGAGACCTGTTGTGGGTTCTTCTGAAGCATTCTCTCACCCAAGGTTCTCTGCCCCTCGTCTTCCTGCTGCTCTGGAACAAGCCAG GCTCCAGAAACAGGTTGACAAGAACTTTCttaaagcagaaaagcaaaggtTGCGAGCCGAGAAGAAACAGCGAAAGGCAGAGGTCAAGGAACTGAAAAAGCAGCTTAAGCTCCATAGGAAGATTCACCTGTGGAGTTCCATCCACGGACTCCAGAGCCCCAGGTCCCCTTTGGGCCGACCTGAGAGCCTGCTGCAGTCAAACACCCTGAT GCTCCCTTTGCAGCCCTGTGCCCCAGTTATGCCAACCCTCAGTGCAGCATTTGTGGATGAGAATTTGCCTGATGGGACTCACCTTCAGCCAGGAACCAAGTTTATCAAACACTGGAGGATGAAAAATACAGGAAACGTCAAGTGGAATGGAGacacaaag CTCAAGTTCATGTGGGGAAACCTAACTTTGGCTTCTACAGAAAAGAAAGATGTTCTGGTTCCCTGCCTAAAGGCCGGCCATGTGGGTGTTGTGTCCGTGGAGTTCATCGCCCCAGCCTTGGAGGGAACGTACACTTCCCATTGGCGTCTTTCTCACAAAGGCCAGCAGTTTGGGCCTCGGGTCTGGTGCAGTATCATAGTGGATCCTTTCTCCTCCACAGAGAGCCCTGAGAACATTGAAAAGGGCATGATTAACTCAAGCAAAGCTGATGAGCTCACTTGCCAGCAAGAG GAAGCTTTTCTTCTggctaaagaagacattcagctTGATGAAGTAACCGAGCAGTCACAAGGGACAGGAACCTGCATCCCACAGAAGACAAAAAATGTTGCCAGTGAGAGGGAGCTTTACATCCCCTCCGTGGATCTACTGACTGCCCAG GACCTGCTGTCCTTTGAACTGTTGGATATAAACATTGTCCAAGAGTTGGAAAGAGTGCCCCACAATACTCCCGTGG ATATGACTCCCTGCATGTCTCCTCTGCCGCATGACAATCCTTTAATAGAGAAGCCAGGCTTGGGGCAGATACAGGAAGAGAGCGAAGGGGCAGGATTTAAAGCACTTCCTG ATCCCACAGCATCAGTTAGGAGGAAGGCTGAGAACATTTCCTCAGTGGAGGAAGCAGAAGATGACCTGAGTGGGACCCAGTTCGTGTGTGAGACTGTAATCCGATCCCTTACCTTGGATGCTGCCCCGGATCACAAACCACCTTGCAGACAGAAATCCCCACACA TGAAATTTCCCTCCCCTGAAGAGGGACCACTTGGAGTTGAGCAGGAGGAGGTTGTCCATATCGCTGAAGAAGCTGTTGTGGAGGAGGAAGCTATTgtggaggaggaagtggaagaggaggaggaggaggaggaagaggatgatgAGCTCAAAGATGAAGTTCAGAGTCAGTCCTCTACTTCTTCAGAGGATTACATCATCATCCTGCCTGAGTGCTTTGACACCAGCCGCCCCCTGGGGGACTCCATGTACAGCTCTGCACTCTCACAGCCAGGCCTAGAGCGCGGGGCTGAAGGTGAACCTGGGGTTGAGGCTGGGGAGAGAGTCGCTGGAGGGGAGAACCAGCCGCAGGGACAGAGCATCAACGACATCCTCATGACCTCACAGACTCTGGACACCGTGCCCCTAACCCCAGAGGTGGTGGGGCCTCCACCACAGCTGCCCAG GAGCCCTTCTTGTGCACAGCATGATGGTTCCCCAGGAGTGGATTTACCAGTCACCATACCAGAAGCTTCTTCAGTCCCTGATCAGATCAGAGGAG AGCCCAGAGGCTCATCAGGAATTGTAAACAGCAGACAGAAGAGCTATGACCACTCAAG ACACCACCACCATGGGAGCAGCATTGCTGGAGGATTGGTGAAGGGGGCTTTGTCTGTTGCTGCTTCTGCATACAAGGCCTTGTTTGCTGGGCCACCAGTCACTGCCCAG CCAATAGTTTCTGAAGATCAGACAGCAGCCCTGATGGCCCATCTCTTTGAAATGGGATTCTGTGACAGGCAGCTGAACCTAAGGCTGCTGAAGAAACACAATTACAACATCCTGCAGGTTGTGACAGAACTGCTTCAGGTCAACAACAATGACTGGTACAGCCACCGCTACTGA
- the NBR1 gene encoding next to BRCA1 gene 1 protein isoform X2 → MEPQVTLNVTFKNETQSFLVSDPENTTWADVEAMVKVSFDLNTIQIKYLDEENEEVSINSQGEYEEALKMAVKQGNLLQMQVHESSRLVEEAPLPAVAEKRPVVRAGKKPLAHYSSLVRVLGSDMKTPEEPTAQRLPLAPHNTDQPQDKPPDWFTSYLETFREQVVKETVEKLEQKLHEKLVLQNPSLGSCPSEVSMPISEETLFLPENQFNWHIACSSCQRRIFGVRYQCSLCPSYNICEDCESGPYAHDSNHILLKLRRPVVGSSEAFSHPRFSAPRLPAALEQARLQKQVDKNFLKAEKQRLRAEKKQRKAEVKELKKQLKLHRKIHLWSSIHGLQSPRSPLGRPESLLQSNTLMLPLQPCAPVMPTLSAAFVDENLPDGTHLQPGTKFIKHWRMKNTGNVKWNGDTKLKFMWGNLTLASTEKKDVLVPCLKAGHVGVVSVEFIAPALEGTYTSHWRLSHKGQQFGPRVWCSIIVDPFSSTESPENIEKGMINSSKADELTCQQEEAFLLAKEDIQLDEVTEQSQGTGTCIPQKTKNVASERELYIPSVDLLTAQDLLSFELLDINIVQELERVPHNTPVDMTPCMSPLPHDNPLIEKPGLGQIQEESEGAGFKALPDPTASVRRKAENISSVEEAEDDLSGTQFVCETVIRSLTLDAAPDHKPPCRQKSPHMKFPSPEEGPLGVEQEEVVHIAEEAVVEEEAIVEEEVEEEEEEEEEDDELKDEVQSQSSTSSEDYIIILPECFDTSRPLGDSMYSSALSQPGLERGAEGEPGVEAGERVAGGENQPQGQSINDILMTSQTLDTVPLTPEVVGPPPQLPRSPSCAQHDGSPGVDLPVTIPEASSVPDQIRGEPRGSSGIVNSRQKSYDHSSQ, encoded by the exons ATGGCGGTTAAGCAGGGAAACCTACTGCAGATGCAAGTCCATGAAAGCTCCCGGCTTGTCGAGGAAGCCCCACTCCCAGCCGTAGCAGAAAAACGACCAGTTGTGAGGGCAGGGAAGAAGCCACTGGCCCATTATTCTTCACTGGTGAGAGTCTTAGGATCAGACATGAAGACCCCAGAGGAGCCTACAGCACAG CGGCTCCCACTTGCTCCCCATAACACAGACCAGCCTCAAGACAAGCCCCCAGACTGGTTCACGAGCTACCTGGAGACA TTCAGAGAACAGGTGGTCAAAGAAACAGTTGAGAAACTGGAACAGAAATTACATGAGAAGCTTGTCCTCCAGAACCCATCGTTGGGTTCCTGTCCCTCAGAGGTCTCCATGCCTATTTCAGAGGAAACGCTGTTTCTGCCGGAAAACCAGTTCAACTGGCATATTGCTTGCAGCAGCTGCCAAAGGCGGATCTTTGGTGTGCGCTACCAGTGCAG CCTATGCCCGTCCTACAATATCTGTGAAGATTGTGAATCAGGGCCATATGCCCATGACTCCAACCACATCCTGCTGAAGCTACGGAGACCTGTTGTGGGTTCTTCTGAAGCATTCTCTCACCCAAGGTTCTCTGCCCCTCGTCTTCCTGCTGCTCTGGAACAAGCCAG GCTCCAGAAACAGGTTGACAAGAACTTTCttaaagcagaaaagcaaaggtTGCGAGCCGAGAAGAAACAGCGAAAGGCAGAGGTCAAGGAACTGAAAAAGCAGCTTAAGCTCCATAGGAAGATTCACCTGTGGAGTTCCATCCACGGACTCCAGAGCCCCAGGTCCCCTTTGGGCCGACCTGAGAGCCTGCTGCAGTCAAACACCCTGAT GCTCCCTTTGCAGCCCTGTGCCCCAGTTATGCCAACCCTCAGTGCAGCATTTGTGGATGAGAATTTGCCTGATGGGACTCACCTTCAGCCAGGAACCAAGTTTATCAAACACTGGAGGATGAAAAATACAGGAAACGTCAAGTGGAATGGAGacacaaag CTCAAGTTCATGTGGGGAAACCTAACTTTGGCTTCTACAGAAAAGAAAGATGTTCTGGTTCCCTGCCTAAAGGCCGGCCATGTGGGTGTTGTGTCCGTGGAGTTCATCGCCCCAGCCTTGGAGGGAACGTACACTTCCCATTGGCGTCTTTCTCACAAAGGCCAGCAGTTTGGGCCTCGGGTCTGGTGCAGTATCATAGTGGATCCTTTCTCCTCCACAGAGAGCCCTGAGAACATTGAAAAGGGCATGATTAACTCAAGCAAAGCTGATGAGCTCACTTGCCAGCAAGAG GAAGCTTTTCTTCTggctaaagaagacattcagctTGATGAAGTAACCGAGCAGTCACAAGGGACAGGAACCTGCATCCCACAGAAGACAAAAAATGTTGCCAGTGAGAGGGAGCTTTACATCCCCTCCGTGGATCTACTGACTGCCCAG GACCTGCTGTCCTTTGAACTGTTGGATATAAACATTGTCCAAGAGTTGGAAAGAGTGCCCCACAATACTCCCGTGG ATATGACTCCCTGCATGTCTCCTCTGCCGCATGACAATCCTTTAATAGAGAAGCCAGGCTTGGGGCAGATACAGGAAGAGAGCGAAGGGGCAGGATTTAAAGCACTTCCTG ATCCCACAGCATCAGTTAGGAGGAAGGCTGAGAACATTTCCTCAGTGGAGGAAGCAGAAGATGACCTGAGTGGGACCCAGTTCGTGTGTGAGACTGTAATCCGATCCCTTACCTTGGATGCTGCCCCGGATCACAAACCACCTTGCAGACAGAAATCCCCACACA TGAAATTTCCCTCCCCTGAAGAGGGACCACTTGGAGTTGAGCAGGAGGAGGTTGTCCATATCGCTGAAGAAGCTGTTGTGGAGGAGGAAGCTATTgtggaggaggaagtggaagaggaggaggaggaggaggaagaggatgatgAGCTCAAAGATGAAGTTCAGAGTCAGTCCTCTACTTCTTCAGAGGATTACATCATCATCCTGCCTGAGTGCTTTGACACCAGCCGCCCCCTGGGGGACTCCATGTACAGCTCTGCACTCTCACAGCCAGGCCTAGAGCGCGGGGCTGAAGGTGAACCTGGGGTTGAGGCTGGGGAGAGAGTCGCTGGAGGGGAGAACCAGCCGCAGGGACAGAGCATCAACGACATCCTCATGACCTCACAGACTCTGGACACCGTGCCCCTAACCCCAGAGGTGGTGGGGCCTCCACCACAGCTGCCCAG GAGCCCTTCTTGTGCACAGCATGATGGTTCCCCAGGAGTGGATTTACCAGTCACCATACCAGAAGCTTCTTCAGTCCCTGATCAGATCAGAGGAG AGCCCAGAGGCTCATCAGGAATTGTAAACAGCAGACAGAAGAGCTATGACCACTCAAG CCAATAG